The Humidesulfovibrio mexicanus genome window below encodes:
- the ruvX gene encoding Holliday junction resolvase RuvX, protein MRVLGIDYGQVRVGLAITDPEGRMAFPRPTIARTTRDSLFEELATLIRSEGIDAVVVGLPLTLDGEDSLTTRQARNFAASLARRIDAPVHLMDERLSSAAADAQLKEAGLCSRKRKTHLDSQAAVQILETWIGQNPV, encoded by the coding sequence ATGCGCGTGCTCGGCATCGACTACGGACAGGTCCGCGTGGGCCTGGCGATAACGGACCCGGAAGGGCGCATGGCCTTTCCCCGCCCGACCATTGCACGCACCACGCGCGACAGCCTTTTCGAGGAGCTGGCGACCCTCATCCGGTCCGAAGGAATCGACGCCGTGGTGGTGGGCCTGCCCCTCACCCTGGATGGTGAAGATTCCCTCACCACGCGTCAGGCCAGAAATTTTGCGGCAAGCCTTGCCCGGCGCATCGATGCGCCCGTACACCTCATGGACGAGCGGCTGAGCTCCGCAGCGGCGGACGCCCAGCTCAAGGAGGCCGGCCTGTGCAGCCGGAAGAGAAAGACGCATCTGGACAGCCAGGCGGCGGTGCAGATCCTGGAAACCTGGATCGGCCAAAACCCCGTGTAA
- the mltG gene encoding endolytic transglycosylase MltG → MQPEEKDASGQPGGGADPGNLDRPKPRVSRLFRLLLCLALVLAAAGGGAAFLLAPAHTPGREAVALIRPGMSLPAIARELEAQGVIKSAPAFTLLARLCGGAQRAKAGEFLLSSGQSAWDILRVITTTNGIQRRVTVREGLPWWETARLYEAHGLADRERFVQAMHNATLLERHGVPAASAEGYLFPETYQLSRGKDDAAAVVEAMLKEFGRRAKALWPQGPPPPDELRRVVILASLVERETGDPAERPRIAGVFANRLRLGMRLQCDPTTIYGLGPDFDGDLKRAHLEDAQNPYNTYAHAGLPPGPICSPGLESLKAALAPEKHDFLYFVAKGDGSHEFNATLDEHNRAVNRFQRRRDPEDSRSAQPSGPVVPATVAPATKAASAKGKAAKAQAKPAAKPPTKTQAKPAAKPTAKAQAKPQPKSAATPAPKAGAQRTG, encoded by the coding sequence GTGCAGCCGGAAGAGAAAGACGCATCTGGACAGCCAGGCGGCGGTGCAGATCCTGGAAACCTGGATCGGCCAAAACCCCGTGTAAGCCGCCTGTTCCGGCTCCTGCTCTGCCTGGCCCTTGTGCTGGCGGCGGCGGGCGGCGGCGCGGCGTTCCTCCTCGCCCCGGCGCACACGCCCGGCCGCGAGGCCGTTGCGCTCATCCGCCCCGGCATGAGCCTGCCCGCCATCGCCCGCGAGCTTGAGGCCCAGGGGGTCATCAAGAGCGCACCGGCCTTCACCCTCCTGGCCCGGCTCTGCGGCGGCGCGCAGCGGGCCAAGGCGGGCGAGTTCCTGCTCTCCTCGGGCCAAAGCGCCTGGGACATCCTGCGCGTCATCACCACCACCAACGGCATACAGCGCAGGGTGACCGTGCGCGAGGGCCTGCCCTGGTGGGAGACAGCCCGGCTCTACGAGGCCCACGGCCTTGCCGACCGCGAACGCTTCGTCCAGGCCATGCACAACGCCACCCTGCTTGAACGCCATGGCGTGCCCGCCGCCAGCGCCGAAGGCTACCTGTTCCCCGAAACCTACCAGCTTTCGCGCGGGAAGGACGACGCCGCCGCCGTGGTGGAGGCCATGCTCAAGGAATTCGGCCGCCGCGCCAAAGCGCTTTGGCCCCAAGGCCCGCCCCCGCCTGACGAACTGCGCCGCGTGGTCATCCTGGCCTCGCTTGTGGAGCGCGAAACCGGCGACCCTGCCGAGCGCCCGCGCATCGCCGGAGTATTCGCCAATCGCCTCAGGCTGGGGATGCGCCTGCAGTGCGACCCCACCACAATCTACGGCCTTGGGCCGGACTTCGACGGCGACCTTAAACGCGCCCACCTGGAGGACGCCCAGAATCCCTATAACACCTACGCCCACGCGGGACTGCCTCCAGGCCCCATCTGCTCGCCAGGGCTCGAATCCCTCAAGGCGGCGCTGGCCCCGGAGAAACACGACTTCCTCTACTTCGTGGCCAAGGGCGACGGCAGCCACGAATTCAACGCCACGCTCGACGAACACAACCGCGCGGTGAACCGCTTCCAGCGCCGCCGCGACCCCGAGGACTCCCGCTCGGCCCAGCCTTCCGGTCCTGTGGTCCCTGCAACGGTCGCTCCGGCCACCAAAGCCGCGTCAGCCAAAGGAAAGGCCGCCAAAGCCCAGGCAAAGCCTGCGGCCAAGCCGCCGACCAAGACCCAGGCAAAACCTGCAGCCAAGCCGACAGCCAAGGCCCAGGCCAAGCCGCAGCCAAAGTCCGCCGCAACGCCTGCGCCCAAAGCAGGGGCGCAGCGCACGGGCTGA
- a CDS encoding molybdopterin biosynthesis protein, with product MSDTDDRNIYLSTIAPEEAVRRAKNALDRAALIRQETVTAHESCGRVTSQPIFARCSSPTFHSAAMDGIAVRSADTFAAREGSPVTLAKGRDYAPVNTGHPLPEGMDAVVMIEHVEQAGDNSVRIEAPAFPWQHVRRIGEDIVATELLLPQNHALSPYDVGALLAAGIYEVDVWERVRLTFIPTGDEVLDFTARPTPKAGQVIESNSQVFRAIAASWGAQPSFTPPVPDRPEALAAAVANALAGGAHIVVVGAGSSAGSKDFTRATFEGLGRVLAHGISVMPGKPTVLGVSEGEFAGRLLVGAPGYPVSAVVCLEDVLEPVVRWLVRQSPPGRTRIRARLARKTPSRPGLEEIVRLAVGKVGQGYVAAPLARGAGLITSLTKAQAVTRIPAQSEGLEQDAMIEAELLTPLSGLDAVLVHIGSHDNILDLLANELMGLAEPLQLVSSHVGSMGGLTALKNGAALFAGCHLFDPATGDFNFPFLAKHLPGMDLTVLNLAIRHQGLMVAKGNPKGIRGVADLARPDISFINRQRGAGTRILLDHHLSQAGIAPASVRGYEREEYTHMAVAVNVLTLAADCGLGIFAAAKALDLDFVPLALERYDLVLPTAHLSDPRIQTLREVIGREDFQRRMRDLGGYDTPLTGQMMRPGMGLGA from the coding sequence ATGAGCGACACCGACGACCGCAACATCTACCTTTCCACCATCGCCCCGGAAGAGGCCGTGCGCCGCGCCAAGAACGCGCTCGACCGCGCCGCCCTCATCCGGCAAGAGACCGTGACCGCCCATGAATCCTGCGGCCGGGTGACCAGCCAGCCCATCTTCGCGCGCTGTTCCTCGCCCACCTTCCACTCCGCAGCCATGGACGGCATCGCCGTGCGCTCCGCCGACACCTTCGCCGCGCGCGAGGGCAGCCCCGTGACCCTGGCCAAGGGCCGGGACTACGCGCCCGTGAACACCGGCCACCCCCTGCCCGAGGGCATGGACGCCGTGGTCATGATCGAGCACGTGGAGCAGGCGGGCGACAACAGCGTGCGCATAGAGGCCCCGGCCTTCCCCTGGCAGCACGTGCGCCGCATCGGCGAGGACATTGTGGCCACGGAGCTTCTGCTCCCGCAGAACCACGCCCTTTCGCCCTACGACGTGGGCGCGCTGCTGGCCGCGGGCATCTACGAGGTGGACGTATGGGAACGCGTGCGCCTGACCTTCATTCCCACCGGAGACGAGGTGCTGGACTTCACGGCCCGCCCCACGCCCAAGGCCGGGCAGGTCATCGAGTCCAACTCCCAGGTGTTCCGCGCCATTGCGGCCTCCTGGGGCGCGCAGCCCTCCTTCACCCCGCCCGTTCCCGACAGGCCCGAGGCCCTGGCGGCCGCCGTGGCCAACGCCCTGGCCGGGGGCGCGCACATCGTGGTGGTGGGCGCGGGTTCCAGCGCGGGCAGCAAGGACTTCACCCGCGCCACCTTCGAAGGCCTGGGCCGCGTGCTGGCCCACGGCATTTCCGTGATGCCGGGCAAGCCGACCGTGCTGGGCGTCAGCGAAGGCGAATTCGCCGGGCGGCTCCTGGTGGGCGCGCCGGGATATCCGGTCAGCGCCGTGGTCTGCCTGGAGGACGTTCTGGAGCCCGTTGTCCGCTGGCTGGTGCGGCAAAGCCCGCCGGGCCGGACACGCATCCGCGCGCGGCTGGCCCGCAAGACCCCAAGCCGTCCCGGCCTGGAGGAGATTGTGCGGCTGGCCGTGGGCAAGGTTGGCCAAGGCTACGTGGCCGCGCCCCTGGCGCGCGGGGCCGGGCTCATCACCAGCCTCACCAAGGCCCAGGCCGTCACCCGCATCCCGGCCCAGAGCGAGGGCCTGGAGCAGGACGCCATGATCGAGGCCGAGCTGCTGACCCCGCTCTCCGGGCTGGACGCCGTGCTGGTGCACATCGGCAGCCACGACAACATCCTGGACCTGCTGGCAAACGAGCTCATGGGCCTGGCCGAGCCGCTGCAACTGGTGTCCAGCCACGTGGGCAGCATGGGCGGGCTGACGGCCCTCAAAAATGGCGCCGCCCTGTTCGCGGGCTGCCACCTCTTCGACCCCGCAACGGGCGACTTCAACTTCCCCTTCCTCGCCAAGCACCTGCCCGGCATGGACCTGACGGTGCTGAACCTGGCCATCCGCCACCAGGGGCTCATGGTGGCCAAGGGGAACCCCAAGGGCATACGCGGCGTGGCCGACCTGGCCCGGCCCGACATATCCTTCATCAACCGCCAGCGCGGCGCGGGCACGCGCATTCTGCTGGACCACCACCTGTCCCAGGCGGGCATTGCGCCTGCGTCCGTGCGCGGCTACGAGCGCGAGGAGTACACCCACATGGCCGTGGCCGTGAACGTGCTCACCCTTGCTGCGGATTGCGGCCTGGGCATCTTCGCCGCGGCAAAGGCGCTGGACCTGGACTTCGTGCCCCTGGCGCTGGAGCGCTACGACCTGGTGCTGCCCACGGCGCACCTCTCCGACCCGCGCATCCAGACCCTGCGGGAGGTCATCGGCCGCGAGGACTTCCAGCGCAGGATGCGCGACCTGGGCGGCTACGACACCCCGCTCACAGGCCAAATGATGCGGCCGGGCATGGGCCTGGGCGCATAG
- the argC gene encoding N-acetyl-gamma-glutamyl-phosphate reductase: MANTRIPVGLVGVTGYTGMELARILAGHPGMELVRATSRSEAGRPLSSLYPFLSGPGELGRMGALTITQPDPADLAAACKLVFLAVPHKTAQDIAAALIAKGVKVVDLSADFRLRDKNVYEKWYATPHTQQALLAEAVYGLPELYREDMKRARLIANPGCYPTSAILGLLPALEQGLVSASDIVVDSKSGTTGAGRKAGVGTLFCEVSDSFRAYNLTRHRHTPEIEQEASRLAGEAVALSFNTHLLPMNRGILSTIYTKLARPLSLAEAHAAYAERYAAEGFVRVLPAGQLPETRFVRGTMFCDIGLAVDERLGRLIIVAVIDNLCRGASGQAVLGANLMLGLPEDQGLHLAPLMP; the protein is encoded by the coding sequence ATGGCGAACACGCGCATTCCCGTCGGCTTGGTTGGGGTCACCGGCTACACCGGCATGGAGCTGGCCCGCATCCTGGCCGGGCACCCCGGCATGGAGTTGGTGCGCGCCACCAGCCGCTCCGAGGCGGGCCGCCCGCTCTCGTCCCTCTACCCCTTCCTTTCCGGCCCGGGCGAGCTTGGCCGCATGGGCGCGCTCACCATCACCCAGCCCGACCCGGCGGACCTGGCCGCCGCGTGCAAGCTGGTGTTTCTGGCCGTGCCGCACAAGACCGCCCAGGACATCGCGGCCGCGCTCATCGCCAAGGGCGTGAAGGTGGTGGACCTTTCCGCTGATTTCCGCCTGCGCGACAAGAATGTGTACGAGAAGTGGTACGCCACCCCGCACACGCAACAGGCGCTCTTGGCCGAGGCCGTGTACGGCCTGCCCGAGTTGTACCGCGAGGACATGAAGCGGGCGCGGCTCATCGCCAACCCCGGCTGCTACCCCACGTCCGCCATTCTGGGCCTGCTGCCCGCCCTGGAGCAGGGCCTTGTGAGCGCCAGCGACATCGTTGTGGATTCCAAGAGCGGCACCACCGGCGCGGGCAGAAAGGCCGGGGTGGGCACGCTGTTTTGCGAGGTCTCCGACAGCTTCCGCGCCTACAACCTGACCCGGCACCGCCACACGCCGGAGATCGAGCAGGAGGCGTCCCGCCTGGCGGGTGAGGCTGTGGCGCTTTCCTTCAACACGCACCTGCTGCCCATGAACCGAGGCATTCTGTCCACCATCTACACCAAGCTGGCCCGGCCCCTGAGTCTGGCCGAGGCGCACGCGGCCTACGCGGAGCGCTACGCCGCGGAAGGCTTCGTGCGCGTGCTGCCCGCAGGGCAGCTGCCGGAGACCCGCTTCGTGCGCGGCACCATGTTCTGCGACATCGGGCTGGCGGTGGATGAGCGCCTGGGGCGGCTCATCATCGTGGCCGTCATCGACAACCTCTGCCGGGGCGCGTCGGGCCAGGCTGTGCTGGGGGCCAACCTCATGCTCGGCCTGCCCGAGGACCAGGGCCTGCACTTGGCCCCGCTGATGCCCTGA
- a CDS encoding DUF1844 domain-containing protein: MAETKSCGCGEHLMGLPEIDFSTFVLSLSSSAMVHLGEAPDPSTGTVDYQPHLAKQVIDILGMLQQKTEKGLSDEEKKLLCEMLYTLRMKYVSKAG; the protein is encoded by the coding sequence ATGGCCGAGACCAAAAGCTGCGGCTGTGGCGAGCACCTCATGGGCTTGCCGGAAATAGACTTCTCCACTTTCGTGCTGTCCCTTTCGTCCTCCGCCATGGTGCACCTGGGCGAGGCCCCGGACCCCAGCACCGGCACGGTGGACTACCAGCCCCACCTGGCAAAGCAGGTCATCGACATCCTGGGCATGTTGCAGCAGAAGACCGAAAAGGGCCTCTCCGACGAGGAGAAGAAGCTCCTGTGCGAGATGCTCTACACCCTGCGCATGAAATACGTGAGCAAGGCGGGCTAG
- the plsY gene encoding glycerol-3-phosphate 1-O-acyltransferase PlsY, with protein sequence MVAFLLFLMAFGLGMVPFGLYVARFVKGIDPRDAGSRNVGATNVARLCGTPWGVLTLALDLLKGFIPCALAVGAETGWLALSLIGLAAILGHAYSPMLNFRGGKAVATTVGVFLALAPVALILAAICTLGVIWLSGYVSVGSLTLALTLPFFCLLTGNIGMIPLALAVMLFLFWRHRENILRLDRGEEMPWRKGKEEEGA encoded by the coding sequence ATGGTCGCGTTTCTGCTGTTTCTGATGGCCTTCGGCCTGGGCATGGTGCCCTTCGGCCTGTATGTGGCGCGCTTCGTCAAGGGCATAGACCCGCGCGATGCGGGCAGCAGGAACGTGGGCGCCACCAACGTGGCGCGGCTGTGCGGCACCCCCTGGGGCGTGCTGACCCTTGCCCTGGACCTGCTCAAGGGCTTCATTCCCTGCGCGCTGGCGGTGGGCGCGGAAACCGGCTGGCTGGCCTTGTCGCTCATCGGCCTGGCGGCGATTCTCGGCCACGCGTACTCGCCCATGCTGAACTTCCGGGGCGGCAAGGCCGTGGCGACGACGGTGGGCGTGTTCCTGGCGCTGGCGCCGGTCGCGCTTATTCTTGCGGCCATCTGCACTCTTGGGGTCATCTGGCTTTCAGGCTACGTCTCGGTGGGCTCGCTGACGCTGGCCCTCACCCTGCCCTTCTTCTGCCTGCTCACGGGCAACATCGGCATGATTCCGCTGGCCCTGGCGGTGATGCTGTTCCTGTTCTGGCGGCATAGGGAAAACATTTTGCGCCTGGACCGTGGGGAGGAGATGCCGTGGCGGAAGGGGAAGGAGGAAGAGGGGGCGTGA
- a CDS encoding GTP pyrophosphokinase has protein sequence MQKKTALDPIKIFADYETEASLRDVFLEHLEKVLAEILTQHKIDSLSKRTKDIDSFIAKACSRGKPYKNPIQEITDITGFRIVVGYKDEANAVAETIRKRLTVDEVHSRDTSNDSAEGEFGYSSIHIIASLPQQILKQYRLEAFGTRKFEIQIRTQLEHAWAEKSRSLFYNKEVPSEHKRMMNRLAALLELTDMTFLDLKQQLQSSFTSEPEKQENCTRLSESDIREILKSGIVSGIIQDLAITGLNAYTTEREQYYPAIANILSRQNITTPEDAYREIQTFRSDIAFAAQLYMTATDMKSFSLDTLLVAALAIVDNGNVSPDDFSRGWSERWREGFLKASHEYKSRRDKG, from the coding sequence ATGCAAAAAAAAACAGCGCTAGACCCCATTAAAATTTTTGCTGACTACGAAACGGAAGCATCACTCCGTGATGTTTTCCTTGAGCATTTAGAGAAAGTTCTAGCTGAGATTCTAACGCAGCACAAAATAGATAGCCTCAGCAAAAGAACAAAGGACATTGATAGCTTCATCGCTAAAGCTTGCTCGAGAGGAAAGCCTTACAAGAACCCTATCCAAGAAATTACGGACATAACAGGGTTCAGAATTGTCGTCGGCTACAAGGACGAAGCGAACGCGGTTGCCGAGACCATACGAAAGCGTCTAACGGTAGATGAAGTTCATTCTAGAGACACGAGCAATGATTCAGCCGAGGGCGAGTTCGGGTACTCTTCAATCCATATTATCGCGTCCTTACCTCAGCAGATCCTCAAGCAATACAGACTTGAAGCCTTCGGAACTAGAAAATTTGAAATCCAAATCAGAACACAACTTGAACATGCCTGGGCAGAAAAGTCACGATCCTTATTTTATAACAAGGAGGTACCTTCAGAGCACAAAAGAATGATGAATAGACTTGCGGCTCTTTTAGAACTCACCGACATGACTTTTTTAGACCTAAAGCAACAATTGCAAAGCTCGTTCACAAGCGAACCAGAAAAGCAAGAGAATTGCACTCGTTTATCAGAATCAGACATAAGAGAAATACTCAAGTCAGGCATTGTCTCTGGAATTATACAAGATTTAGCAATTACTGGCCTCAACGCCTATACAACGGAGCGAGAACAATATTATCCAGCAATAGCAAACATTCTGTCACGACAAAACATTACTACTCCAGAGGACGCGTATAGAGAAATACAAACATTCCGATCCGACATTGCTTTTGCGGCACAGCTTTACATGACTGCAACTGATATGAAGTCTTTCTCCCTCGACACTCTATTAGTTGCAGCACTCGCTATCGTTGACAATGGCAACGTTAGTCCAGACGACTTTTCTAGAGGTTGGAGCGAACGTTGGAGGGAAGGTTTTTTAAAGGCTTCTCACGAATATAAATCACGGCGCGACAAAGGATAG
- the hflX gene encoding GTPase HflX — protein sequence MGRQIGLLIDRQGRVDMLIVGEPDRILIPELPRARLGETRLRGLRLLHTHLSGEALSQEDLMDMVALRLDSVAALTVDEFGGPERLHVAHVVPVSELSGPDAKPYDVLPSVRWDRSEVDFAALVQALEDEFGRQERAVAADKGRERALLVSVSGAPRIVQERSLDELAELARTAGLACPARMIQRVDKADARHILGKGKLQELEVLCLQTGAQIVIFDQDLSPSQLRNLAEATERRVLDRTQLILDIFARRATSRAGKLQVELAQLKYTLPRLVGKTPAMSRLMGGIGGRGPGETKLEIDRRRVRERITKVRKELESVRRHRSGTRDRRAKAGCPVIALVGYTNAGKSTLLNTLTGSRVLAENKLFATLDPTSRRIRFPREREVILTDTVGFIRRLPPDLQEAFRATLEELESADVLVHVADISHPEAEEQIGAVESILTEMNLAETPRLLALNKWELLSPDQQEVMRRVYPSGIPVTALKRQGLTPLVAAILGLLPTESQTDPAFSAVPAADSDADPDEDVAVWDIEMGSDVVQ from the coding sequence GTGGGCCGCCAGATCGGCCTGCTCATCGACCGGCAGGGCCGTGTGGACATGCTCATCGTGGGCGAGCCGGACCGCATCCTCATCCCGGAGCTGCCCCGCGCGCGCCTGGGCGAAACGCGCCTGCGCGGCCTGCGCCTGTTGCACACCCACCTCTCCGGCGAGGCCCTCTCGCAGGAAGACTTGATGGACATGGTGGCGCTCAGGCTCGACTCCGTGGCCGCCCTCACCGTGGACGAATTCGGCGGGCCGGAACGCCTGCACGTGGCCCACGTGGTGCCGGTTTCCGAGCTCTCCGGACCGGACGCCAAGCCATACGACGTGCTGCCCTCCGTGCGCTGGGACCGCTCCGAGGTGGATTTCGCCGCCCTGGTGCAGGCCCTGGAGGACGAGTTCGGCCGCCAGGAGCGCGCCGTGGCAGCGGACAAGGGCCGCGAGCGCGCGCTGCTTGTGAGCGTGTCCGGCGCCCCGCGCATTGTGCAGGAGCGCAGCCTGGACGAGCTGGCCGAGCTGGCGCGCACCGCCGGGCTGGCCTGCCCGGCCCGCATGATCCAAAGGGTGGACAAGGCCGATGCCCGGCACATTTTGGGCAAGGGAAAATTGCAGGAGCTCGAAGTCCTGTGCCTGCAAACCGGCGCGCAGATCGTCATTTTCGACCAGGACCTTTCGCCCTCGCAGTTGCGCAACCTGGCGGAAGCCACCGAACGCCGCGTGTTGGACCGCACCCAGCTCATTCTGGACATCTTTGCCCGCCGGGCCACCAGCCGGGCCGGAAAGCTGCAGGTGGAACTGGCGCAGCTCAAGTACACGCTGCCCAGGCTGGTGGGCAAAACGCCCGCCATGTCGCGGCTCATGGGCGGCATCGGCGGCCGCGGGCCGGGCGAGACAAAGCTTGAGATCGACCGCCGCAGGGTGCGCGAGCGCATCACCAAGGTGCGCAAGGAGCTGGAGAGCGTGCGCCGCCACCGCAGCGGCACCCGCGACCGCCGCGCAAAGGCGGGCTGCCCGGTCATCGCCCTTGTGGGCTACACCAACGCGGGCAAGTCCACCCTGCTGAACACCCTCACCGGAAGCCGCGTGCTGGCCGAGAACAAGCTCTTCGCAACGCTCGACCCCACAAGCCGCCGCATCCGCTTCCCGCGCGAGCGCGAGGTCATTCTGACCGACACCGTGGGCTTCATCCGCCGCCTGCCGCCGGACTTGCAGGAGGCCTTCCGCGCCACCCTGGAGGAACTGGAGTCGGCCGACGTGCTGGTGCATGTGGCCGACATCTCCCACCCCGAGGCCGAGGAGCAGATCGGCGCCGTGGAGAGCATCCTCACCGAGATGAACTTGGCCGAGACGCCGCGCCTGCTGGCGCTGAACAAGTGGGAGCTGCTTTCCCCGGACCAGCAGGAGGTCATGCGCCGGGTGTACCCCTCGGGCATTCCTGTGACGGCCCTCAAGCGCCAGGGCCTTACCCCGCTGGTGGCGGCCATTTTGGGCTTGCTGCCCACGGAGTCGCAGACCGACCCGGCCTTTTCCGCCGTGCCCGCCGCCGATTCGGACGCGGACCCGGACGAGGACGTGGCCGTATGGGACATCGAAATGGGCAGCGACGTGGTGCAGTAG
- a CDS encoding IMP cyclohydrolase, which produces MNFLPIRRAILSVTDKSGLADFASFLAERGVELVSTGGTHKKLVAAGLKVASVSDVTGFPEILGGRVKTLHPRIHAGILADKDNPGHLLTLDELRIQSFDMVCVNLYNFADAAAKGVDLKSAVEEIDIGGPCMLRAAAKNFHSMLVVPDPAYYPRVQADMEANSGGVSLALRRELAAETFARVSAYDDMIAKYLAKTAL; this is translated from the coding sequence ATGAATTTCCTACCCATACGACGGGCCATCCTGTCCGTCACCGACAAGTCCGGACTGGCTGATTTCGCTTCCTTTCTGGCCGAACGCGGAGTGGAGCTCGTCTCCACCGGCGGCACCCACAAGAAGCTCGTGGCCGCTGGCCTCAAGGTCGCCAGCGTCAGCGACGTCACCGGCTTCCCCGAGATCCTGGGCGGTCGCGTCAAAACCCTGCATCCGCGCATCCACGCCGGCATCCTGGCCGACAAGGACAACCCCGGCCACCTGCTCACCCTGGACGAGCTGCGCATCCAGAGCTTCGACATGGTCTGCGTCAACCTCTACAACTTCGCCGACGCCGCCGCCAAGGGCGTGGACCTCAAGTCCGCCGTGGAGGAGATCGACATCGGCGGCCCCTGCATGTTGCGCGCCGCGGCCAAGAACTTCCACTCCATGCTCGTGGTGCCCGACCCGGCCTACTACCCGCGCGTGCAGGCCGACATGGAGGCCAACTCCGGCGGCGTGTCCCTGGCGCTCCGGCGCGAGCTTGCGGCCGAGACCTTCGCCCGCGTTTCGGCCTACGACGACATGATCGCCAAATACTTGGCCAAGACCGCCCTGTAA
- a CDS encoding tetratricopeptide repeat protein, translated as MSHLDYEINKELGECYLFMGELDKAEDYYKKAASSNGVHPDPYLGLATIAVQRGDLDAALTLYSKAHGIDANDKTFSGMGLVKMEQGLKDDAFDLFQNALARNPENMVALLSLIRLGHELERLSEILAPLESYLSLNPGKSEVRYSLAGCLVCLDRKDEAQAQLEQIVAADPSFAPAQELLAQLDD; from the coding sequence ATGAGCCATCTGGATTACGAGATCAACAAGGAACTCGGCGAGTGCTACCTGTTCATGGGTGAGCTCGACAAGGCCGAGGACTACTACAAGAAGGCCGCGTCATCCAACGGCGTCCACCCGGACCCGTACCTGGGCCTGGCCACCATCGCCGTGCAGCGCGGCGATCTGGACGCCGCCCTGACCTTGTACTCCAAGGCCCACGGCATAGACGCCAACGACAAGACTTTCTCGGGCATGGGCCTGGTGAAGATGGAGCAGGGCCTGAAGGACGACGCCTTCGACCTGTTCCAGAACGCCCTGGCCAGGAATCCCGAAAACATGGTCGCGCTGTTGAGCCTCATCCGCCTCGGACACGAGCTGGAGAGGCTGAGCGAGATCCTTGCGCCCCTGGAGAGCTACCTCTCCCTCAACCCCGGCAAGAGCGAGGTCCGCTACTCCCTGGCCGGCTGTCTGGTCTGCCTTGACCGCAAGGACGAGGCCCAGGCCCAGCTGGAACAGATCGTGGCCGCGGATCCCTCCTTCGCCCCGGCGCAGGAACTGCTCGCGCAGCTCGACGACTAA
- the flgB gene encoding flagellar basal body rod protein FlgB, which translates to MKGLFERHFGVVEKVLDLRLQRQNVVMANVANVNTPKYKARKLEFEEDLQKAMNMDQRGRMTRTDAKHMPAEFDVNGFNGKNFADWKPRTVYGEDVVDLDKEMTTMAKNSMMYNALSDIIAKNFSGLSTVIQEGGK; encoded by the coding sequence ATGAAAGGACTGTTTGAGCGGCACTTCGGCGTGGTGGAAAAGGTGCTGGACTTGCGCCTGCAACGTCAAAATGTCGTCATGGCCAACGTCGCCAACGTGAACACCCCCAAGTACAAGGCCCGCAAGCTGGAGTTCGAAGAGGACCTGCAGAAGGCCATGAACATGGACCAGCGCGGCCGCATGACCAGGACGGACGCCAAGCACATGCCCGCGGAGTTCGACGTCAACGGCTTCAACGGCAAGAACTTCGCGGACTGGAAGCCCCGCACCGTGTACGGCGAGGACGTGGTGGATCTGGACAAAGAAATGACCACCATGGCCAAGAACTCCATGATGTACAACGCGTTGTCCGACATCATCGCCAAGAACTTCAGCGGGCTCTCCACGGTCATCCAGGAAGGAGGCAAGTAA
- the flgC gene encoding flagellar basal body rod protein FlgC, whose translation MDFMSALDVSASGMKAQRTYMNVISMNLANVKTTRTPEGGAYRRKSVAFAAAPVFTPFDKAMENADNRELKGVMVRGIVTDKRPQKRVHEPGHPDADKDGYVTYPDINVVEEMANMITTMRSYEANVQAIQDVKAMFNKALQIAR comes from the coding sequence ATGGACTTCATGAGCGCTCTCGACGTCAGCGCCTCGGGCATGAAGGCCCAGCGCACGTACATGAACGTCATTTCCATGAACCTGGCCAACGTGAAGACCACCCGCACGCCCGAGGGCGGGGCCTATCGCCGCAAGAGCGTGGCCTTTGCCGCCGCGCCAGTGTTCACCCCCTTCGACAAGGCCATGGAGAACGCCGACAACCGCGAGCTCAAGGGCGTCATGGTGCGCGGCATTGTGACCGACAAGCGCCCGCAGAAGCGCGTGCACGAGCCCGGCCACCCAGACGCCGACAAGGACGGCTATGTCACCTACCCGGACATCAACGTGGTGGAGGAAATGGCCAACATGATCACCACCATGCGGTCCTACGAGGCCAACGTCCAGGCCATCCAGGACGTGAAGGCCATGTTCAACAAGGCCCTGCAGATCGCCCGCTAG